ACTAGAATGACAGGATAAGTTTCGTTAGCAATTAGGTACAGAGAACCTTATGAGATACCCCAGACTAGCTTCCGAGCATGAGACCTACCTGCACAACTGCAAATACTTTTTGCCCCCACTGTAGGTAGTTGAGCGAAAAATCGCTTACGGGCGGATTCAAGGGCCTATTCCTGATGAAACATCTGCTTGTGGGGTAGAGTCATGTACTGTAGGATCATCGTCAAGCACCGGTGCTGGACATGGAGTAAGAGAGCCGTCGGGTTGGCTCCCACGTCATGTATCCGCAAGTTATCCAGCCCAGGCCCATCATGTCCCATGCAAATAAGGCCACAGATATTCACCGCACCACAGGCGTGGGTGACGGCACCACTCCCAAAAGGCGCCGGGGGCTGCACGCCTCCGTTGGACGTTCTTTGATCCGTCTTGTCGCAAATCTAAGAAGCCAAGGCCATATCTGGCAGAAATTGTCGACGCTCACGCCGCTCCACGCGGAGGCGCTTCGGTCATTAACGTCGCGGTTAGCGACCATCGCCagtcaaggtcaagccaGTGCTTGTCGTCAAAAACTCTTCTACGTATATCACTTGGCCATCCTGCTATCCTTTGAATTGGCTTCTTCTATTTCCCCCCTTTCTTCGCGCTGTGTCTTGAATTCTGGTTCGCTTTATGAATCGGCCGACGACCGTGGCATTGTTCTCTTAGCCTTGAACCATCACGCTCAACCTTCCCTGCAGTCTGAGCCGTGTTAGGATGGGTACATCCCctcctttcctttcctttcctttcctttcctttcctttcctttcctttcctttcctaGACCAGCTTGTTCCTGATCTTGAACTATCCGTATTAGGGTACCGCCGCGTCTTTTACGGTGGCCTGTCTTAACAACACTGGCCCCAAAAGAGTCGCGCTGCTGGCGTAATAATTGTGTCCGATCCAAGGGGGATAGATAATTACTGAAACCCCCCCCCCCACCAAACCGTTCCGTGCTGGTTTGGTCGACCTCGGGCTTTCTTCCTTGGCAGTgattcttcagcttcagttATGCTCTTTTGCTGCCTCTCGAGCCACATCGAGCATTTCTCTCAATGGGTGTCTTACCTAGCATAGATTCTCGTCCTCGTTTGGTTTTCCCAAATACCCCTCCAGAGTTGGTGAGCCCAGGCGCATCATCCTACTCTACTAACTCATCATCTGCAGATCGACCTTGGATCTCACCTACGCCTACTTCACCATCAATGAACAACTATGATAAGTCTCTAACAACAGACATGCCTGCTGACCAGAAGATGAATGGCGAGCAGACTAGGCCAGAGTCGGCCACCCAAGCTGCTACTCGACAACAGCTTCCTTCATTAAGTAGTATCTTTGGACCTCCGGTGGCTGGTCGACCAACACACTCGCCTCTTTCAGAACACAACAACTCTTACTCTGCTACATCTCCTCTGGGTCGCACTCGTGCACCACCTGGCGATCGGCATCATTCAACATCTTACTTCCCGCCCACCCTGTCGCCTTCCATATCGCAACCTCGAAGCACCTACGACAACAAGTTCGAAGCTGAACGACAGCCATTTCATGCTCTCCCACGGTCTTGGTCTGGCTCAGCGTCGCCTAGGTTCCACGATGGCGAGCATGCCCGCCAAAAGTCCGTCGCTGAAGGACAGTCGGGTAGATGGTCAGTACACCAGGAGAAACGACCTGAGTACTCTCTAGGATCTCGAGATAGTTCCATACGGCCACCCCAGGATCAGTTTCGACTGCACTTTCCCAGCCCCAAGGAACGCGTGGTTCCCACTTATAACGACCAAAGGTCTCCCCAAAGCGCCCGGATTCCACTACCAACACCCAGCACAACGGCGACTGAGGGCGTTCCCTCAAAGGACGGACTAGGCCCCAAGATCTGGACTGGAACACACTTATTGCCCCAATTCGTAAGGGCCGCGGAAGTACCTGGAGAGGGAATGTGCTATTTCTACGACGATGGCAGTCACTGCAAGACAGTGATTGATGGGGAAGCAGTGAACGCTCACTGGGGTGTCACCAAGGCTGGCAAGCCCAGAAAACGACTTGCGATTGCTTGCGTAACATGTcgcgagaagaagatcaaatGTGACCCCGAATATCCCCGCTGTGTTCAGTGTGAGAAGTTTGGCAGAATATGCAAATTCAAGAATGCGTAAGTGCTGCTTATACTAGCTGATTAGTTTTGTTTGCTTACCATTTCTCTAGACCTCGAGGAGGGGCATAACACGTCTCGCTAAACACCACCGGCtgagcttgatgatatccGGACCCTCGGTCAGGCTTTCTATCCATACGGGGATGTCGTATTCCATAAGTATGGCAATACGGCGGAAAAAATTTGATCCTTGTAGTAATCCCGTTCAGGGGCGATTTTCCAACTCTCCACTCTTTCTTTAATTCCAACATCACTGTGTAGGGACGCTGCGTATGTCCTCGCTGATGACGTCCACTTCCACTAACCCTGCGGGGTTATAGTGTCCGCAAGCGAATTGTGCTCTTCCTCAATCTTCAGCACGAACCCTCGATTCTCAAGCGGCGATGTCCAAGAGCGCATGGCTCGAAAGCGCAAAACGACCGCAAATACTTGGGCACACGCCCGTGAACCCCCCAATTCGGAGCCATCTCGTTGCGGTCGCAAAAATGAGAAGATTTACTACTGTATGCATTGTGTAAGTCTGACTTACTCCACGACCGTTTCAACGACATTTCGAAATCATCTGCTCAAGATACACGGCATTGAGCTGGAAGCCCATGAACATCCGATTAAAGAACGGCGTGACCGTCTTATTCAGGATGCTTTCGCCAAGGCCGGCGAGGTGCATGCTGCAAAGCAACTGGCAAAACGAGAAGAAACTCTGAGACATGCCATCAATCACAAAGCAGCGTTGGAGACACTTATTCAGCTCGTGACTGTCCGTAATCTCTCTTACAACTGCAGTTCTTGGGCAGAGCTCCTGCGCTCATTTCTGCAGTCAATGCTGCGGCAGATGACCTCATCAGCCTTTCTCACGGCTCCATACAGAAGCTTGTCTCCAATTCCTTCTGTGTGCACAAAGACATGTTGCGAAGAAAATTGCAATCTACACCATGGAAACTTCATCTCTGCTGACGTGTGGTCTGCTCCAAATCACAAAGCCTTCCTTGGGATATGCGTCAAATTTGTAGATCCGGATGCAAAGGAAGCGCTGCAGGCACTATTAGCTTTGTCGGAGTTGCCAGGTCTTGACGGGCCGGGTAGTCACGGTGGTGCCGAACAATGGAAGCTCCTTCAGCACGTGCTCGAGGATTATAATATCTGGAATAAAGTGGGATTCCACACTGGTGATAATCACGGATCAAACGACAAATTATGCCGCTTACTCGGCAATTATCTCCAGGAGAAGGGCGTTGACTGGGAAGCCAAGACCCGTAGAATCCGGTGCCACGGCCATATAGTGAACCTGGCAGTTCAGGCTTTCCTTTTTATAGACTCAAAAGAGGCTGCTCGAGCGGCTTTGGAGCATATCGAAGACGCCGATGAATCGGCTTTTGGCACTGATTTTTCTGAAAGGATCAAACCACAAAGGGCGCAAAGATGGCGGCGGCTTGGGCCTCTTGGAAAGGTGCACAACATATCGATTCACATGCGCGAAAACGACTATCGATGGAATGAATTCAAGAAGCGCGCAGGAAGATCGCTGGGGCTCGACAACGATACACGGTGGAACTCATGGTTTCTCCTGCTGGCAGTGTGAGAAATAGGCGGTTCGGTCCAGTCCAGACACCCTGGCTGGACCGCCTGCCTTAACTGGACTGGTACCAAGGTCGGACCAAAACTTGGTATGGCGATGAAGTTTCGGTGTTGTAGTGCTTAGTTATGCTTCAGCATCTGCCTGCACAACCATACGGCCAAATTTTTACTCTGCAATGTCTGCTTTATAGATTTCGAAGGTATGTAGGCTGGCCAAACAATCATATTTTCCACCAAGCTCAACCAATCAGCTTGCACTATTTACTCACCTAACAATATGGGCCTTAAATGAGCGGTCCAGTCCAGGAGCCCATTATGGACCGCCTATTTCCCACACTGCCTGCTGGACACCACGCTCAATCTTCAGAGCTATGTTCAGTGGTACCAGAAGAAGCATTACCAGGATTTGCGAGATGACTACCTGACGCCTGATGAGTGGAGTGCTCTAGGGGAAACGCGCGCATTCCTTCAACCGTTCTGGAAGATCATTCAGCTTACAGAGGGTCGTTACGCCACTCTAGACCGTTCACTTTTTACCATGGATGTTCTTCATAAACATTATACACAAGCATTCCAGAAAGACTCAATTGAAAAGTTCAAAGAGCTCCTGGTTCGTTGGATCGTGTATTGCCACATCGCTTTCTTTCAATTTGAAAACCAGTATTTCCGAGAGCTATTATTCTTTTAAACCCGGCGCTTCTCAGTCATCTCCCAAAAGCAGCGAAAACTATCCGAAGTTGGGTTATGGATGCCTTTAGGTCGAAAAAGCAACGGCTCAGGGAGGACCTCCGGCAAGCGAGGAGTAGAATCTCCATTTCCTTTGATCTCTGGACTTCGCCAAACCCTTACGCTGTTCTTGGGGTTACCGCCATGTGCATCGACACTGCCGGCAAGCCGCAAGCGACAAACTACCGTTTTGGGTATACGACGTGTACGGCGAACACACTGGCGAGAATATTGGGTCAGCGGTTCTTGAATTGTTAAGGGAATATTATGTTGGCAGAGATCAGGTCGGATACTTCATGCTGGATAACGCCTCGTCGAATGATACCGCTGTTGAGTTCATACTCAAGGAGCTCTGCCCATGGATGACGCCCAAGCAACGCCGCCATCGCCGGCTTCGTTGCTTGGGCCATATTATCAATCTCTGCTGCCAGGCATTCCTTATGGGCCGGGGCTGTGAAAGGTATCTAGCAAAGCTGAAATGGTCCAGTGCATAAATTACATTTAAATGCTCTTTTCATTGGGCGCTTCAGGTGTGGATTAATCCGAGCCCGGATGAAGTGACTGTACTGCGGGTTGCCCCAGGATATATTATGACGGATTGTTTAGCATGGTCGTGGAGGTTGCAACAAGAATCAGCAGTACTTGAGTTTCCACACAATTTGGGTAGGAAAGAGAGTATATTAGATAGTGATGAGATAGTCAGGCTAGGCTGATTCAGGCAACTCAATGAGTGTCCCTGGCAGACCAATCAGCTCGCGCCGTCATGTCGTCACCCCACCAACTAGCAGCCCCGCCTTATTTATCGTCGTCATCCCCATTGTTATTATTGTATCATCGATCAAGTCAATATGCATCCGCAATCTTAAGAAATGACCAGCGTCAGCATACAAGACAGTCGCGACGACGAGTACGACTTTATTTACTCCTGGCTAAGCACAGTTGAAACTACATCCGATCCAGCTCCCGATTCAACGCATCAGCGAAAGCGCCGCAAGAtaaacaacaccaagtccGACCTTGACAGTCAATATCATCGAATTCCAACACCATCTGAGTCATCTCACGCCGGTCGCTTCGCAAGCGACACGAAACCCCGAAAACCCAGCAATACCCGACATTCAATGCCAAAGAAACGCAGAAGACCATCCACCGAAGACCAAGAACCCGTCCACTCCGACGGAGAAGTTGACGCTATCGAGGATACACCCAAGGCTTCGTCAAGAgggctgaagaagaaagtcCCGAGTTTAGCACACGAgtcatcaacatcatatGGGTCTTCCTCCGCACTCTCTGGCACGTCATCACCCACAAAACAACTTCGATTCGCCGCAACACAAGAGACTGGCTTCGATGAGTACAAATTCGACGACTACATCGATCAATTGCCACCTTCGCTGCAGACATTGCACCAACAGCTCGTAAACATCGGGTACGGATTTGCGCTTATACCTGATACGCTGAAGCCCGAGTTACAAAGCTTGCGTGGCTTTCCAGATTTCGCGTTTTATGATCCTGATAAGCAGACGAGTCAATGGCGGATTCCTTCGCCGGCATTTGTCCGGAATCTCTTGAAGAGGGCGACCAAGTGTCAGTTTGGACATCACAGCGAAGCATCTTGGAACATGGAAGTACATCGTTGTGTTCTTGATTTTGCATTCCGAGAGGCCAATGATGTTTCGGTCAGCGATTACAGATACTGCACTACTGCGCACATCATACAGGAGTACAGGCCATTTGGcacatcatcaagatgcATCGATTTTTGCATCTGTATCGAACCCCCAAAACCGAGTCTTGAGCAGCAGAAGATAGAGGAGATGATCAGGACGCGACCGGGATTATCCATCAACCACACCGATTGGGGAGATTTATGCAAGAACCCCATCGCTCTCTCGATCGAGACTAAGCGTCAGGTCAGTTGGGAGAAGGCATTGCTTCAGATCTGCACCTGGCACTCTGCCCAGTGGCGCGCACTCCGAGACCACGTCAAAGATATCGAGTTTCTCGCTGGTATTATTGTCCAGGACCACGATTGGTTCTTTGTTGCATCTACACTCGAAGAAGGAAAGTCGACAACGTATCATCGGCTCCCCCTTGGTAGTACATATAATGCTTTTGACTCGTACAAATTACTCATCTCGTTGCAATGTCTAAGGGCGTGGATCAACGAGCAATACTGGCCTGCTTTTCGGAGTGATGTTCTTAAGTTACCTGTTGAGGAGTAAGCGCAATAGACATCTCTAAATATTTTATAGCTTTTATGATTAACGAAAcgatattatataatctcAATTGACGTTATCTGCTACGTAACCATCTCATAAGCAGGAAACAGTATTATTGTCCTATCATTCGCGACCAGGCTACCCTGGATCTGTGGATTCTTGACAGGAGTAAAGCAGCATCCAACTCTCTCCTGTAAAAATTCTTTCTTGGCACGCACTGTTAGTGCGGTGCTAAGAGCGGGATTTTCTGCAGGCCACGCGACCACACAAAAACTGCGGGGACGCTATCGGCTCCCTAACAGCAGTTTTCAGAGAAGGAATTTTGGAGAGTTCGCCTTCTCTGACAACACCTTTGTCGGATCTAATGGCGGCACCTCAGAACCAGAACGCCTTAGATATCGGAGGGCGATGCCCCGGGCATTCGTAGCGACATCCTTCCGATCAACGACGCCGATTGCGATGGGTTTTTCTCCTTTAAAGGCAAGCCGCACCGTCGGCCTCTGATCCCTTCCCGAGGTTTTTCCCTGCCGCCGCGACAGTCGACTACGAGCTACAACTTGGTTACTGGAGATTGTGGACTGCGTCAGCAGATGTAGTGATGCGCGAGAGAATTCTGGTCGGTGGAAAAAGTTCGACAATAGATTGCCCTCGAACCCGCTGACGGGTGACGGGCTTGAGAAATACAGCACCTTTTGTGCCATTGGTATGCTGGATGGTGAAGGAAGCGGGGTATCCTGTACCTAgctagctcagcacgtctTTTGCTCCAGTAGGAGATTTGGCTTCGTTACAGCCACCCAGACGAAAAATacacatacatacatacatacatagTAAAGCAGCATCAACTCTCTCctgtaaaaaaaaaatttCCTTGGCACCCGCTGTTAGCGCTCTGCTAGGGCAAAGAATTTTTACAGGCCAAAATGGCAACAAAAGCAACTGTGGGATCAACGGGGCCTTAACAGCTGCTAGAAGAAAGGGATTCAGAgagttgacctttcttcgTGACGAGTGTCTTCAACGACACTGAGCTTCGCAAGCTCTTGACATCGCCCCCGGGCGCCATTTCATACGTGGTATTTGCGACTTCTTCTCACCTCGACATTTCGGCTTCGCGAGCCTGCGACATTCCGGCCTCTGTGCCCCTCGACTTCCCGCTGACGGGATGCCCTCTTGAGAGTAATGCGCctttgtgccgatgatatgctgggATGAACTAGATGGGAGACGCTGCCGGAGGGAAGCTCTGCGAGGATTAGCTGTATTGATGTCCGGTGGGACGTGCTTCACCGACAACTACTGTAGGGTCAGCTACGGGTAGAGATGCGCCTTTTGGGGGGATGCGTAGAGGAAAAGCTCGAGCATGTATACGGCTCCGACGCAAGAGGCCTTGCAGATGACCTGAGTGATGATCAGTACGGCAGCGACTGTAGACAGTTTAGCTCAACACGTCTTGTGCTCCAGTAGGAGACTTTTCGGGGCCGAtggccccccggacgaaaaatatacataacataacatacATAAGAGTAAAGCAGCATCGCCGCATACACCACAGCGCCGAGCCCCCGGTCGCGCCAaccttccttgaccaccactCAGGGCTGCCGTCAGATACAGGCGTTTATACATCTGATATATCTGATGTTTCCTGCACAGCGAGCGGCTACCCTAGAACTACCGGATTACCAATTTGTTCCGGCTCCGCACCTTCttttgtcatcacactttcttggcatacaagtGTTAAGAAAGTGGCTCTGTCTACACCAAAATCCTTAACAATTGCACAACAAAACGTCTCAATCTGCGCTTTGCGCAGTCgcaagccgcggcgatggcttcgtctacAGCGAGCCCGCCCTGCCGCCCCAGACCCCTTCGATATGGGGATCCACACTCCCGCTAATCTAAACCGAGGAACCCGTGCAGCCCTCTTGCAGAACAGCCCTGCGACTGTGAATGGCACCATTGGTGTTTTGCCCGTTCCCAGGTGGATGGCCcagacaccatcctcaccacttGTCGCCGCCACCGCGCTGCAGCCACGGAAGGAGCTGCGCGCGCTAACTCATCGTCGATCTTTGAACAGCAACCAATCTCTATTATCGAGTCAGCCAATAATCTCGCGCGATAACACGCGGAAGAATACAACGCNNNNNNNNNNNNNNNNNNNNNNNNNNNNNNNNNNNNNNNNNNNNNNNNNNNNNNNNNNNNNNNNNNNNNNNNNNNNNNNNNNNNNNNNNNNNNNNNNNNNNNNNNNNNNNNNNNNNNNNNNNNNNNNNNNNNNNNNNNNNNNNNNNNNNNNNNNNNNNNNNNNNNNNNNNNNNNNNNNNNNNNNNNNNNNNNNNNNNNNNNNNNNNNNNNNNNNNNNNNNNNNNNNNNNNNNNNNNNNNNNNNNNNNNNNNNNNNNNNNNNNNNNNNNNNNNNNNNNNNNNNNNNNNNNNNNNNNNNNNNNNNNNNNNNNNNNNNNNNNNNNNNNNNNNNNNNNNNNNNNNNNNNNNNNNNNNNNNNNNNNNNNNNNNNNNNNNNNNNNNNNNNNNNNNNNNNNNNNNNNNNNNNNNNNNNNNNNNNNNNNNNNNNNNNNNNNNNNNNNNNNNNNNNNNNNNNNNNNNNNNNNNNNNNNNNNNNNNNNNNNNNNNNNNNNNNNNNNNNNNNNNNNNNNNNNNNNNNNNNNNNNNNNNNNNNNNNNNNNNNNNNNNNNNNNNNNNNNNNNNNNNNNNNNNNNNNNNNNNNNNNNNNNNNNNNNNNNNNNNNNNNNNNNNNNNNNNNNNNNNNNNNNNNNNNNNNNNNNNNNNNNNNNNNNNNNNNNNNNNNNNNNNNNNNNNNNNNNNNNNNNNNNNNNNNNNNNNNNNNNNNNNNNNNNNNNNNNNNNNNNNNNNNNNNNNNNNNNNNNNNNNNNNNNNNNNNNNNNNNNNNNNNNNNNNNNNNNNNNNNNNNNNNNNNNNNNNNNNNNNNNNNNNNNNNNNNN
The Fusarium oxysporum f. sp. lycopersici 4287 chromosome 15, whole genome shotgun sequence DNA segment above includes these coding regions:
- a CDS encoding hypothetical protein (At least one base has a quality score < 10); this translates as MNNYDKSLTTDMPADQKMNGEQTRPESATQAATRQQLPSLSSIFGPPVAGRPTHSPLSEHNNSYSATSPLGRTRAPPGDRHHSTSYFPPTLSPSISQPRSTYDNKFEAERQPFHALPRSWSGSASPRFHDGEHARQKSVAEGQSGRWSVHQEKRPEYSLGSRDSSIRPPQDQFRLHFPSPKERVVPTYNDQRSPQSARIPLPTPSTTATEGVPSKDGLGPKIWTGTHLLPQFVRAAEVPGEGMCYFYDDGSHCKTVIDGEAVNAHWGVTKAGKPRKRLAIACVTCREKKIKCDPEYPRCVQCEKFGRICKFKNAPRGGA
- a CDS encoding hypothetical protein (At least one base has a quality score < 10), with the translated sequence MYKRLYLTAALSGGQGRLARPGARRCGVCGDAALLLFAAVLIITQVICKASCVGAVYMLELFLYASPQKAHLYP